The Helicobacter pylori genome includes a window with the following:
- a CDS encoding cytochrome c1, translating into MKEFKILIILIVVVGVIYYGVEPYAHSVMHPKVAPADFAFKDLEPMDLKNGDANKGKQLVAENCTACHGIKSQNIPAPMDSLSASNSFGVVPPDLSHVAGVLNANFLAHFIKDPVKTAKLSHKFNDERPYPMPAFSQFSDQDLSDIVAYLTSILPKNLSDKEVFAQSCQRCHRLDYAKDKAFSDPKDLANYLGSHAPDLSMMIRAKGEHGLNIFINDPQKLLPGTAMPRVGLSEQAQKQVIAYLEKAGDRKKHERNTLGIKIMIFFAVLSFLAYAWKRKVWSEVH; encoded by the coding sequence ATGAAAGAATTTAAGATTCTAATCATCCTTATTGTGGTGGTAGGCGTGATTTATTATGGGGTTGAGCCTTATGCACATTCGGTGATGCACCCTAAAGTCGCTCCGGCAGATTTTGCTTTCAAGGATTTAGAGCCGATGGATTTAAAAAATGGCGACGCTAATAAAGGCAAACAGCTTGTAGCTGAAAATTGCACCGCTTGTCATGGCATTAAATCTCAAAACATTCCAGCCCCTATGGACAGCCTTAGCGCGAGCAATTCGTTTGGGGTCGTGCCACCGGATTTAAGCCATGTGGCGGGGGTTTTGAACGCGAATTTCTTAGCCCACTTCATCAAAGACCCTGTGAAAACGGCGAAATTGAGCCATAAGTTCAACGATGAAAGGCCATATCCCATGCCGGCGTTTTCTCAATTTAGCGATCAAGATTTGAGCGATATTGTGGCGTATCTCACTTCTATTTTGCCTAAAAATTTGAGCGATAAGGAAGTGTTCGCGCAAAGCTGTCAAAGGTGTCATAGACTGGATTATGCTAAAGATAAGGCCTTTAGCGATCCTAAAGATTTAGCCAATTATTTAGGCTCTCATGCGCCTGATTTGTCCATGATGATTAGAGCTAAAGGTGAACATGGCTTGAATATTTTCATCAACGATCCGCAAAAGCTTTTGCCTGGCACGGCTATGCCTAGAGTGGGGTTGAGTGAGCAAGCTCAAAAACAAGTCATCGCATATTTGGAAAAAGCAGGCGATAGGAAAAAACATGAAAGGAATACCTTAGGGATAAAAATCATGATTTTCTTTGCGGTGCTGTCGTTCTTGGCTTATGCGTGGAAAAGAAAAGTTTGGAGCGAAGTGCATTGA
- a CDS encoding cytochrome b, with amino-acid sequence MAEIKKAKNLGEWLDMRLGTNKLVKVLMTEYWIPKNINFLWAMGVILLTLFGVLVISGIFLLMYYKPDAKMAFDSVNFTIMQEVAYGWLWRHMHATAASMIFVIIYIHMFVGIYYGSYKKGREMIWISGMILFVVFSAEAFSGYMLPWGQMSYWAAAVITNLFGGIPFIGADVVEWIRGNYVVADSTLTRFFMLHVFLLPIAIILLIGVHFYSLRIPHVNNQEGEEIDFESEEKKFIEGKKKESKVIPFWPVFLSKDIFVVCAFMVFFFYLVCYHYDFAMDPINFERANSLKTPPHIYPEWYFLWSYEVLRGFFFSADLGLMAFGVAQVIFFLLPFLDRSPVVAPAHKRPAFMVWFWLLIIDMIVLTIYGKLPPLGIGKYIGLAGSITFLALFFVVLPIITIAESKKQGGVR; translated from the coding sequence ATGGCAGAGATAAAAAAAGCGAAGAATTTAGGCGAATGGTTGGACATGCGTCTTGGCACTAACAAGCTTGTTAAAGTGCTAATGACAGAATATTGGATCCCTAAAAACATCAATTTTTTATGGGCTATGGGGGTGATTTTATTGACCCTTTTTGGCGTGCTTGTGATCTCAGGGATTTTCTTGCTCATGTATTACAAGCCTGATGCGAAAATGGCGTTTGATAGCGTGAATTTCACCATCATGCAAGAAGTGGCTTATGGCTGGCTTTGGCGCCACATGCATGCCACGGCAGCGAGCATGATTTTTGTCATCATTTATATCCACATGTTTGTTGGCATCTATTATGGCTCTTACAAAAAGGGTCGTGAGATGATTTGGATTAGCGGGATGATTTTGTTTGTGGTCTTTAGCGCGGAAGCCTTTAGCGGGTATATGCTGCCTTGGGGGCAGATGAGCTATTGGGCTGCAGCGGTTATCACGAATTTATTTGGGGGCATTCCTTTCATTGGGGCTGATGTGGTGGAGTGGATTAGGGGCAATTATGTTGTGGCGGATTCCACTTTAACGCGTTTTTTCATGCTCCATGTGTTTTTACTGCCCATTGCGATCATTTTACTCATTGGGGTGCATTTTTATTCTTTACGCATCCCGCATGTCAATAACCAAGAAGGCGAAGAAATTGACTTTGAATCAGAAGAAAAGAAATTCATTGAAGGCAAGAAAAAAGAATCCAAAGTCATTCCTTTTTGGCCGGTATTCTTGTCTAAAGATATTTTTGTGGTTTGCGCGTTCATGGTCTTTTTCTTTTACTTGGTGTGTTACCACTATGATTTTGCGATGGATCCTATCAACTTTGAAAGGGCTAACAGCCTTAAAACGCCGCCTCACATTTACCCTGAATGGTATTTCTTGTGGAGCTATGAAGTCTTAAGGGGTTTTTTCTTTAGCGCTGATTTAGGGCTAATGGCCTTTGGCGTGGCGCAAGTGATCTTTTTCTTACTGCCCTTTTTGGACAGAAGCCCAGTGGTCGCTCCCGCGCACAAACGGCCGGCTTTTATGGTATGGTTTTGGCTTTTAATCATTGACATGATTGTTTTAACGATCTATGGTAAATTACCTCCGCTTGGGATCGGTAAATACATTGGCTTAGCAGGTTCAATCACTTTTTTGGCCCTTTTCTTTGTGGTGTTGCCCATCATCACTATCGCTGAGAGCAAGAAACAAGGGGGTGTTAGATGA
- a CDS encoding ubiquinol-cytochrome c reductase iron-sulfur subunit → MADIQRRDFLGMSLASVTAIGAIASLVAMKKTWDPLPSVVSAGFTTIDVANMQEGQFSTVEWRGKPVYILKRSKKEGFNEKRDFKIGGSVFTTAIQICTHLGCIPTYQDEEKGFLCPCHGGRFTSDGVNIAGTPPPRPFDIPPFKIEGTKITFGEAGAEYKKMMAKA, encoded by the coding sequence ATGGCAGATATTCAAAGGCGTGATTTTTTAGGAATGAGCCTTGCTAGTGTTACAGCTATAGGGGCTATAGCGAGTCTAGTAGCGATGAAAAAGACTTGGGATCCGCTTCCAAGCGTTGTTTCAGCCGGTTTTACGACCATAGATGTGGCGAATATGCAAGAAGGGCAGTTTTCCACCGTGGAATGGCGTGGGAAACCGGTCTATATCCTCAAGCGTTCCAAAAAAGAGGGCTTTAATGAAAAGCGCGATTTTAAAATTGGCGGGAGCGTTTTTACCACAGCCATTCAAATTTGCACGCATTTAGGGTGTATCCCCACTTATCAAGATGAAGAAAAAGGCTTTTTATGCCCATGCCATGGAGGGCGTTTCACTTCTGATGGCGTGAATATTGCCGGCACTCCCCCTCCACGCCCTTTTGATATTCCGCCTTTTAAAATTGAAGGCACTAAGATCACTTTTGGTGAAGCCGGGGCTGAATACAAGAAAATGATGGCTAAAGCGTAA
- the mfd gene encoding transcription-repair coupling factor, translated as MIQSSLYRALNKGFDYQILACKDFKESKLAKEVISYFKPNTKAILFPEFRAKKNDDLRSFFEEFLQLLGGLREFYQALENKQETIIIAPISALLHPLPKKELLESFKITLLEKYNLKDLKDKLFYYGYEIVDLVEVEGEASFRGDIVDIYAPNSKAYRLSFFDTECESIKEFDPTTQMSLKEDWLEIEIPPTLFSLDEPSYKDLKTKVEQSPFNSFSKDLTSFGLWFLGEKAQDLLSVYKSVISPRALEEIQELASLNELDCERFKSLKVLENPQGYEDLEIHAHALESFIALHSNRKITLLAPNKTILDNAVSALEKSSIECVIAPFVLNFKTPDGIFISLNSFERKKKRQKSKLALNELNPGEWVVHDDYGVGVFSQLVQHSVLGSKRDFLEIAYWGEDKLLLPVENLHLIARYVAQSDSVPIKDRLGKGSFLKLKAKVRTKLLEIAGKIIELAAERNLILGKKMDTHLAELEIFKSHAGFEYTSDQEKAIAEISKDLSSKRVMDRLLSGDVGFGKTEVAMHAIFCAFLNGFQSALVVPTTLLAHQHFETLRVRFENFGVKVARLDRYASGKNKLLKAVESGLIDVLVGTHAVLGAKFKNLGLVVVDEEHKFGVKQKEALKELSKSVHFLSMSATPIPRTLNMALSQIKGISSLKTPPTDRKPSRTFLKEKNDELLKEIIHRELRRNGQIFYIHNHIASISKVKTKLEDLIPKLKIAILHSQISANESEEIMLEFAKGNYQVLLCTSIVESGIHLPNANTIIIDNVQNFGLADLHQLRGRVGRGKKEGFCYFLIEDQKSLNEQALKRLLALEKNSYLGSGESVAYHDLEIRGGGNLLGQDQSGHIKNIGYALYTRMLEDAIYELSGGKKRLEKSVEIQLGVSAFLNPELIASDSLRLDLYRRLSLCENTDEVGQIHEEIEDRFGKIDDLSAQFLQIITLKILANQLGIIKLSNLSQNITITYSGEKKESLKAPSKDDNDILETLLKHLRAQISLKRH; from the coding sequence ATGATCCAATCTAGCCTTTATAGAGCCTTAAACAAAGGCTTTGATTATCAAATACTCGCTTGTAAGGATTTTAAAGAATCCAAGCTCGCTAAAGAAGTCATAAGCTATTTTAAGCCAAATACCAAAGCCATTCTTTTCCCAGAGTTTAGGGCTAAAAAAAATGACGATTTGCGTTCGTTTTTTGAAGAATTTTTACAGCTTTTAGGGGGTTTAAGGGAGTTTTATCAAGCCTTAGAAAACAAGCAAGAAACTATCATCATTGCCCCGATTAGCGCGTTATTGCACCCTTTACCCAAAAAAGAACTTTTAGAGAGCTTTAAAATCACTCTTTTAGAAAAATATAACCTTAAGGACTTGAAAGACAAGCTCTTTTATTATGGCTATGAAATTGTAGACTTAGTGGAAGTGGAAGGCGAAGCGAGCTTTAGGGGGGATATTGTGGATATTTATGCGCCCAATTCTAAAGCGTATCGCTTGAGTTTTTTTGATACGGAGTGTGAGAGCATTAAGGAATTTGACCCCACCACTCAAATGAGCCTTAAAGAAGATTGGTTAGAAATTGAAATCCCCCCCACGCTTTTTAGTTTGGACGAACCATCTTATAAGGATCTGAAAACCAAAGTGGAGCAAAGCCCATTCAATAGCTTTTCTAAAGATTTAACCAGTTTTGGTTTGTGGTTTTTAGGGGAAAAAGCACAAGACTTGCTAAGCGTTTATAAAAGCGTTATAAGCCCTAGAGCTTTAGAAGAAATTCAAGAATTAGCGAGCTTAAACGAATTGGATTGTGAGCGTTTCAAATCTTTAAAGGTTTTAGAAAACCCGCAAGGCTATGAAGATTTAGAAATCCATGCGCATGCCCTAGAAAGCTTTATCGCTTTGCATTCAAATCGTAAAATCACGCTCCTAGCCCCTAACAAAACGATTTTAGACAATGCGGTAAGTGCGCTTGAAAAAAGCAGCATTGAATGCGTCATCGCCCCCTTTGTGTTAAACTTTAAAACTCCTGATGGGATTTTTATTTCGCTCAATTCTTTTGAAAGGAAGAAAAAACGCCAAAAATCCAAGCTCGCTTTGAATGAACTAAATCCGGGCGAATGGGTGGTGCATGATGATTATGGGGTGGGCGTGTTTTCCCAATTAGTCCAACACAGCGTTTTGGGGAGCAAGAGGGATTTTTTAGAAATCGCTTATTGGGGCGAAGACAAACTGCTATTACCGGTGGAAAATTTGCATCTAATCGCTCGCTATGTGGCGCAAAGCGATAGCGTTCCTATTAAAGACCGGCTAGGGAAAGGGAGTTTTCTCAAACTGAAAGCTAAAGTTAGGACTAAGCTTTTAGAGATTGCAGGCAAGATCATTGAATTAGCGGCTGAACGCAATCTGATCTTGGGTAAAAAGATGGACACGCATTTAGCGGAGTTGGAAATTTTTAAATCGCATGCGGGGTTTGAATACACAAGCGATCAAGAAAAGGCTATCGCTGAAATTTCAAAGGATTTAAGCTCTAAGAGAGTGATGGACAGATTATTGAGTGGGGATGTGGGTTTTGGGAAAACAGAAGTGGCGATGCATGCGATTTTTTGCGCGTTTTTGAACGGCTTTCAAAGTGCTTTAGTCGTGCCTACTACTTTATTAGCGCACCAGCATTTTGAGACTTTAAGGGTGCGTTTTGAAAATTTTGGCGTTAAAGTGGCTCGTTTGGACAGGTATGCGAGCGGAAAAAACAAGCTTTTAAAGGCGGTGGAATCAGGGCTAATTGATGTTCTTGTAGGCACGCATGCGGTTTTAGGCGCGAAATTTAAAAACTTGGGCTTAGTGGTGGTGGATGAAGAGCATAAATTTGGCGTGAAACAAAAAGAAGCTTTAAAAGAATTGAGCAAAAGCGTGCATTTTTTAAGCATGTCCGCTACGCCTATCCCGCGCACTTTAAACATGGCGCTCTCTCAAATTAAAGGCATTAGCTCTTTAAAAACCCCGCCCACAGACAGAAAGCCCAGTCGCACTTTTTTGAAAGAAAAGAATGACGAACTCTTAAAAGAGATTATTCATAGAGAATTACGCCGTAACGGGCAAATTTTTTACATCCATAACCACATCGCTAGCATTTCAAAAGTCAAAACCAAGCTAGAAGATTTAATCCCTAAACTCAAAATCGCCATTTTGCATTCCCAAATTAGCGCCAATGAGAGCGAAGAAATCATGTTAGAGTTTGCTAAGGGGAACTATCAGGTTTTATTATGCACTTCTATTGTGGAATCAGGGATTCATTTGCCTAACGCTAACACGATTATTATAGATAATGTGCAAAATTTTGGGCTGGCTGATTTGCACCAATTGAGAGGGCGTGTGGGGAGGGGCAAAAAAGAAGGCTTTTGCTATTTCCTCATAGAAGATCAAAAAAGTTTGAACGAACAGGCCCTAAAACGCTTGCTCGCTTTGGAAAAAAATTCGTATTTAGGCAGTGGGGAGAGTGTCGCTTATCATGATTTAGAAATCAGGGGGGGCGGGAATTTGCTTGGGCAAGATCAGAGCGGGCATATTAAAAATATCGGTTATGCGCTCTATACGCGCATGCTTGAGGATGCGATTTATGAATTGAGTGGGGGAAAAAAAAGGCTTGAAAAGAGCGTAGAAATCCAACTTGGCGTGAGCGCTTTTTTAAACCCTGAACTCATTGCAAGCGATAGTTTGAGGTTGGATTTGTACCGCCGTTTGAGTTTGTGTGAAAATACAGATGAGGTGGGGCAAATCCATGAAGAGATAGAAGACAGGTTTGGCAAAATAGACGATTTGAGTGCTCAATTTTTGCAAATCATTACGCTTAAAATTCTAGCCAACCAGCTTGGCATCATCAAACTTTCTAATCTCAGTCAAAACATCACCATCACTTATAGCGGTGAGAAGAAAGAAAGCCTGAAAGCCCCAAGCAAAGACGATAACGATATTTTAGAAACCCTTTTGAAACATTTGCGCGCTCAAATTTCTTTAAAGCGGCACTAA
- a CDS encoding bactofilin family protein, whose protein sequence is MAIFDNNNKSANAKTGPATIIAQGTKIKGEFHLDYHLHIDGELEGVVHSKSTVVIGQTGSVVGEIFANKLVVNGKFTGTVEAEVVEIMPLGRLDGKISSQELVVERKGILIGETRPKNIQGGALLINEQEKKIENK, encoded by the coding sequence ATGGCAATCTTTGATAACAATAATAAATCAGCTAATGCAAAAACAGGACCAGCGACTATCATCGCTCAAGGCACAAAAATAAAGGGTGAGTTTCATTTGGATTACCATTTGCACATAGATGGTGAATTAGAAGGGGTGGTGCATTCTAAAAGTACGGTGGTGATCGGGCAAACCGGCTCGGTAGTGGGTGAGATTTTTGCTAATAAATTAGTGGTCAATGGCAAGTTCACTGGCACGGTGGAGGCGGAAGTGGTAGAAATCATGCCTTTAGGACGCCTTGATGGTAAGATCTCTAGCCAAGAGCTTGTGGTGGAAAGGAAGGGGATTTTGATTGGGGAAACTCGCCCTAAGAATATTCAAGGGGGGGCGTTGTTAATCAATGAGCAAGAAAAGAAAATTGAAAATAAATAG
- the csd1 gene encoding peptidoglycan DD-metalloendopeptidase Csd1, producing the protein MFLDRRLIVMVTDSKGSRYINVHILFRQIGLYALLSVVGSLLFLGISLLVLNQEIKNIDKQHALITKEFEKKKETNEKLSLQMDEFLDDLQLSGERVNDLEEVVGVNRPEEEKEEGNFSSRLDVAGITGLQKSFIMRLIPNDYPLESYRRVSAAFNKRIHPILHVLHNHTGLDLSTAINTPVYASASGVVGLAGKGWNGGYGNLIKVFHPFGFKTYYAHLNKIIVKTGEFVKKGQLIGYSGNTGMSTGPHLHYEVRFLDQPINPMSFTKWNMKNFEEVFNKERSIRWQSLITIINQLMQKQDQRLSSLKAQK; encoded by the coding sequence GTGTTTTTAGACAGGCGTTTGATTGTGATGGTTACGGACTCTAAAGGGAGTCGTTATATTAATGTTCATATCTTATTCCGTCAAATTGGCTTGTATGCGCTGTTGAGCGTTGTGGGATCTTTATTGTTTTTAGGCATTTCGTTACTGGTTTTAAATCAAGAGATCAAAAACATTGACAAGCAGCATGCTTTAATCACTAAGGAATTTGAGAAAAAAAAAGAGACGAATGAAAAACTTTCTTTGCAAATGGATGAATTTTTAGACGATTTGCAACTTTCAGGGGAACGCGTCAACGATTTAGAAGAAGTGGTGGGAGTGAATAGGCCTGAAGAAGAAAAAGAAGAGGGCAATTTTTCCAGCCGCTTAGATGTCGCTGGGATTACCGGGCTTCAAAAAAGCTTTATCATGCGCCTTATCCCTAATGACTACCCGCTAGAATCCTATCGGCGCGTTTCAGCCGCCTTTAATAAAAGGATCCATCCTATTTTGCATGTGTTGCACAACCATACCGGGCTTGATTTAAGCACCGCTATTAACACCCCTGTGTATGCGAGCGCGAGCGGGGTAGTGGGATTAGCGGGCAAAGGGTGGAATGGGGGGTATGGGAATTTGATTAAAGTTTTCCACCCTTTTGGTTTTAAAACCTACTACGCCCATTTGAATAAAATCATCGTAAAAACGGGCGAATTTGTCAAAAAAGGGCAGTTAATTGGGTACAGTGGTAATACAGGGATGAGCACAGGGCCGCATTTGCATTATGAAGTGCGTTTTTTAGATCAGCCCATAAACCCCATGAGTTTCACCAAATGGAACATGAAAAATTTTGAAGAAGTTTTCAATAAAGAAAGGAGCATCAGATGGCAATCTTTGATAACAATAATAAATCAGCTAATGCAAAAACAGGACCAGCGACTATCATCGCTCAAGGCACAAAAATAA
- the csd2 gene encoding M23B family cell shape-determining DD-metalloendopeptidase Csd2 has product MPQNQLVITIIDESGSKQLKFSKNLKRNLIISVVIFLLIVGLGVGFLKFLIAKMDTMTSERNAVLRDFRDLYQKNYTLTKEIKNKREELFIVGQKIRGLESLIEIKRGANGGVHLYDGVDLENLNLAQKHLALMLIPNGMPLKTYSAIKSTKERNHPIKKIKGVESGIDFIAPLNTPVYASADGIVDFVKTNSNVGYGNLVRIEHAFGFSSIYTHLDHVNVQPKSFIQKGQLIGYSGKSGNSGGEKLHYEVRFLGKILDAEKFLAWDLDHFQSALEENKFIEWKNLFWVLEDIVQLQEHVDKDALISQ; this is encoded by the coding sequence ATGCCACAAAACCAGCTTGTGATCACCATCATTGATGAATCAGGCTCTAAACAGCTCAAATTTTCTAAAAATTTAAAACGCAACCTCATCATTTCTGTTGTTATTTTTTTGTTGATCGTGGGGCTTGGCGTAGGGTTTTTAAAATTTTTAATCGCTAAAATGGATACGATGACAAGCGAGAGGAACGCGGTTTTAAGGGATTTTAGGGATTTGTATCAAAAAAATTACACTTTGACAAAAGAGATTAAAAACAAGCGAGAAGAGCTCTTTATTGTGGGGCAAAAGATTCGCGGATTAGAATCCTTGATTGAAATCAAAAGAGGGGCTAATGGGGGCGTGCATCTCTATGATGGAGTGGATTTAGAAAATTTGAATTTGGCTCAAAAACATTTAGCGCTCATGCTCATTCCTAATGGCATGCCCCTAAAAACTTATAGCGCGATCAAATCCACCAAAGAAAGGAACCACCCTATTAAAAAGATTAAGGGCGTTGAATCCGGGATTGATTTTATTGCGCCATTAAACACGCCTGTGTATGCGAGCGCTGATGGGATTGTGGATTTTGTGAAGACTAATTCTAATGTGGGGTATGGGAACTTGGTGCGCATTGAACATGCGTTTGGTTTTAGCTCCATTTACACGCATTTAGATCATGTCAATGTGCAGCCTAAAAGCTTTATCCAAAAAGGGCAGTTGATTGGCTATAGCGGGAAGAGCGGTAATAGCGGCGGCGAAAAATTGCATTATGAAGTGCGCTTTTTGGGTAAAATTTTAGACGCAGAAAAATTTCTGGCATGGGATTTGGATCATTTTCAAAGCGCTCTAGAAGAAAATAAATTTATTGAATGGAAGAATTTGTTTTGGGTTTTAGAAGACATTGTTCAGCTCCAAGAGCATGTGGATAAAGACGCGCTAATAAGCCAGTAA
- a CDS encoding bifunctional folylpolyglutamate synthase/dihydrofolate synthase, giving the protein MKNSPLNGLRAFLETKPKEYHKFDPSRFIQIYKDFKNAFFEIQAKVIHVVGTNGKGSTGRFLTLLLADQNFKVLHFTSPHVFEFRERFFLNGSVVEESVLENAHQQLQSHAFSSACSYFEYATLLAVMLAKDCDYLVLEAGLGGEFDSTNALEKTLSIFTPIDYDHKEFLGDSLESIAQTKLKAMGSLSIIAPQQELVLNIAQKIAKDKHAKLIVVQNEISQEVKAYIERYHLARFLAMNLEVALKAFETLLPCNKQEVLKNLKPLNLIGRCELLSPNILIDVGHNPHSAKALKEEIKRVFNAKIILIYNCYQDKDACGVLEILKPVVKKVLILELHNERIIQLEKLKGILETLGLEHALFEDVKENENYLVYGSFLVANAFYKRYQKKRD; this is encoded by the coding sequence ATGAAAAATAGTCCTTTGAATGGATTAAGGGCGTTTTTAGAAACAAAGCCTAAGGAATACCATAAATTTGATCCTAGCCGTTTCATTCAAATTTATAAAGATTTTAAAAACGCTTTTTTTGAGATCCAAGCCAAAGTCATTCATGTGGTAGGGACTAATGGCAAGGGTAGCACGGGGCGGTTTTTAACCCTTTTATTGGCCGATCAAAATTTTAAGGTGTTGCATTTCACCTCCCCTCATGTTTTTGAATTTAGGGAGCGCTTTTTTTTGAATGGCTCTGTTGTTGAAGAAAGCGTTTTAGAAAACGCCCACCAGCAATTGCAATCGCACGCTTTCAGCAGCGCTTGCTCGTATTTTGAATACGCTACCTTACTAGCTGTCATGCTCGCTAAAGATTGCGATTATTTGGTTTTAGAAGCAGGGCTTGGGGGGGAGTTTGACAGCACGAACGCTTTAGAAAAAACCCTAAGCATTTTCACTCCCATTGATTATGATCATAAGGAATTTTTAGGGGATAGTTTAGAAAGCATTGCACAAACCAAATTAAAAGCGATGGGTTCTCTTAGTATCATCGCTCCCCAACAAGAACTGGTTTTGAATATCGCTCAAAAAATCGCCAAAGACAAACACGCAAAATTGATTGTGGTTCAAAACGAGATTTCACAAGAAGTGAAAGCCTATATTGAACGCTACCATTTAGCCCGTTTTTTAGCGATGAATTTAGAAGTGGCTCTAAAGGCGTTTGAAACGCTATTGCCATGCAATAAACAAGAAGTTTTAAAAAACCTAAAGCCCCTAAATTTAATCGGCCGTTGCGAGCTTTTAAGCCCTAATATCTTAATAGATGTGGGGCATAACCCCCATAGCGCCAAAGCCTTAAAAGAAGAAATCAAGCGCGTTTTTAACGCTAAAATTATTTTAATTTATAATTGCTATCAAGATAAAGACGCTTGTGGGGTGTTAGAAATTTTAAAGCCTGTGGTTAAAAAGGTTTTGATTTTAGAATTGCATAATGAAAGGATTATCCAATTAGAAAAGCTTAAAGGGATTTTAGAAACCTTAGGGTTAGAACACGCTTTGTTTGAAGATGTAAAAGAAAATGAAAATTATTTGGTGTATGGCTCATTTCTAGTAGCCAACGCTTTTTATAAGCGCTATCAAAAGAAGAGGGATTGA
- the lptE gene encoding LPS assembly lipoprotein LptE yields the protein MRALLFFIVLLLFKGCGYKPIAAYAQNALGDSIYVKLIVNLPNPENSVEFKDLMNRLVVQRFQSRLASEKDADSIIIIEITNVTDTSITQNKEGFTTFYRATVSVNYTYDNKRGTQKTFQDSGYYNYAVNLQDPLNTYQNRYYAINQAVEQTLTKFVAQIAYEGKFNNEK from the coding sequence ATGAGGGCTTTACTTTTTTTTATTGTGTTGCTTTTGTTCAAGGGCTGTGGGTATAAGCCCATCGCCGCTTACGCTCAAAACGCTTTAGGCGATAGCATCTATGTGAAACTCATTGTGAATTTGCCTAACCCTGAAAACTCTGTAGAGTTTAAGGATTTGATGAATCGTCTAGTCGTGCAACGCTTCCAAAGCCGCTTAGCGAGTGAAAAGGATGCGGATTCTATCATTATTATAGAAATCACGAATGTAACCGATACGAGTATCACGCAAAATAAAGAAGGCTTTACGACTTTCTATCGTGCGACCGTGTCTGTGAATTACACCTACGACAATAAAAGAGGCACACAAAAGACTTTTCAAGATAGCGGGTATTATAATTACGCTGTGAATTTGCAAGACCCCCTTAATACCTACCAGAACCGCTATTACGCTATCAATCAGGCTGTGGAGCAAACTTTGACTAAATTTGTCGCACAAATCGCTTATGAAGGAAAATTCAATAATGAAAAATAG